One window from the genome of Enterococcus haemoperoxidus ATCC BAA-382 encodes:
- the rpmG gene encoding 50S ribosomal protein L33, translating into MRVNITLECTSCKERNYLTSKNKRNNPDRLEKQKYCPRERKVTLHRETK; encoded by the coding sequence ATGCGCGTAAACATTACTTTAGAATGTACTTCTTGTAAAGAACGTAACTACCTAACAAGCAAAAATAAACGTAACAATCCTGATCGTTTGGAAAAACAAAAATATTGTCCACGTGAAAGAAAAGTTACTTTACACCGTGAAACAAAATAA